Part of the Acidimicrobiia bacterium genome is shown below.
GCGAGCAGATCGACGTGCCCGTGCGCGAGCAGCTCATCGTCGAGCTCTACTCCAAGTAATCCCCCGCAGAGCAGAAGAGAAGGCATCTCATGCTGATCATCCAGCGACCTGAGGTCGAGGCCGGCGAGGCCGAGGGCAACGTCCAGTCGTTCGTGATCTCGCCGCTCGAGCCGGGCTTCGGTCACACGCTCGGCAACAGCCTGCGCCGCACGCTGCTGTCGTCGATCCCCGGCGCGGCCGTCACGCAGGTGCGCTTCGACGAGGCGCTTCACGAGTTCGACACGATCCCCGGTGTGAAGGAAGACGTCACCGACCTCATCCTGAACATCAAGGACCTCGTGCTGCGCTGCTCCAGCGAGGAGGCGGTGTCACTGCGTCTCGACAAGCGCGGCCCGGGTGAGGTGACCGCGGGTGACATCCAGACCACCTCCGACGTGGAGGTGCTGAACCCCGCGCTGCACATCGCCAACGTGAACCAGCGCGGTCGCCTCGCCATCGACCTCACGGTCGAGCAGGGGCGTGGCTACCTCTCGGCCGAGCGCAACAAGCGCACGTCCACGATCGGTGTGATCCCGGTCGACGCCATCTTCTCGCCGGTGCGCCGCGTGGCGTTCTCGGTCGAGCCGACGCGTGTCGAGCAGGCCACCAACTACGACAAGCTCACGCTCGAGATCGAGACCGACGGATCGGTCACCCCGCGCGAGGCCCTGGCCTCGGCGGGTGACACGCTGCGGAGCCTCGTGGCCCTGGTCGCCGACCTGTCCGACGAGCCCCGCGGCCTCGAGCTCGGCGAGGTGTCGCCGGCCACGTCGGCGTCGCCCGACCTCGAGCTGCCCATCGAGGAGCTCGACCTGTCGGAGCGGCCCCGCAACTGCCTCAAGCGGGCACGCGTCGACACGATCGGTCAGCTCGTGCAGAAGACCGAAGACGATCTGCTCGCGATCACCAACTTCGGCTCGAAGTCTCTCGAGGAAGTGCTCCAGAAGCTCGACGAGCGCGGCCTCGCGTTGCGCGTCAAGGAGTAACACCGTGGCCACGCCCCGCAAGGGACCGCGTTTCGGGAGGGATCCGGCGCACCAGCGCCTGATGATGGCGAACCTCGCCGCGAGCCTGTTCGAGGCCGAGCACGTCGTCACCACCGTGGCCAAGGCCAAGGCGTTGCGTCCCTACGCCGAGCAGCTCATCACCAAGGCCAAGCGCGGCGGCGTGCACGACCGGCGCATGGTCATCTCGAAGATGCACGACAAGCGCGCCACCCACAAGCTCTTCGCCGAGATCGCCCCCCGCTACGCCGAGCGCCCCGGTGGCTACCTGCGCATCCTCAAGCTCGGGCCCCGGCCGGGTGACAACGCGCCCATGGCGCGCATCGAGCTGGTCTGAAGCTCACTGCGATGAGCGAGGCCCCGTCCGGCGTCGCCTGGCGGGCGCAACCGGAGTCGGCACCACCCACCAACACCCTGAAGCTCGTCATCGCGTACGACGGCACCGCCTTCCGCGGCTTCGCGACCCAGATCGGCCAACGCACTATCGAAGGTGAGCTCACCGCCGCGTTCGACAAGATCCTGCCGACGTCAGCGGCGCCGCTCGGCTTGAGGTGCGCGGGGCGGACCGACGCCGGTGTGCACGCGTGGGGCCAAGTGGTGAGCGTAAAGATCCCGGCGGAGGCCGAACCGGAGCGCGTCCGCCGCGCGCTCAACGGCATCCTCGCTCCCGAGATCGTCGTGCGCCGTTGCCAGCGCGTCGATGCGTCGTTCGACGCGCGCCGGTCTGCCACATGGCGTCGCTACCAGTACACGATCGTCAACCGGCCGGAACCCGACCCGTTCCTTGCTCGGTACGCCTGGTGGCTCCCCGACCCGCTCGACGTCTCACGTCTGCGCCTCGCGGCCGATCCGTTCGTAGGCGAGCACGACTTCGCGTCGTTCTGCCGGCGAGGCCCCGAGGGCTCGACGACGGTGCGGCGGGTGCTCGACTCGCACTGGCTCGACGACGACGGCAGCGGCGTCCTCACCTACGAGATCCGGGCGACCGCGTTCTGCTGGCAGATGGTGCGAGCGATCGTCGGCACCATGATCGACGCCGCCACCGACAAGCTGCGCCCCGGCGACATCATGAACATCCTGCGAGCAAACAACCGCCAAGCCGCCGGCCGCATCGCCCCACCCCAAGGCCTCTCGCTCCAGCAGGTGGGGTACTGACCGAATCCGCTCAACCGAGGCAGTCCTGAGCGAACTCCTCGATGGGTGGGGTGATCACCGTTTCGCCGGGGACACCGATCTGGGCGTTGACGTCGGCGTGGGTGTAACCGGGGGTGTCGACCATGGTCACGCTGCCGCCCGCCGCTTCGAGCGCATCGCCGAAGGCGGTTTGCGCGCCCTGGCGGTCGGGCGTGCCGCGGCGCACGACGAGGAAGTCGGGCGTGTCGTCGTCATCGCCGACGTGCGTCAATGGCGACGCGTCTCGCAGGGTGTCCTCATCGGCGCCGAACGCGTTGGCCACGAGCAGTTTTGCTCCGGGTCCGTCCTCACCACGAGCGAGGAGGTCGTACGACGCGGTGTCGTTGGAGATCACGCACTGGATCGCTGACACATCGCCGTCGGCCTGCTCGACGTAGGTGTCGTCGAGACCGACGAGCGCCACGAGGTGCGCACCGGCCGAGTGACCGATGAGCGCGAGCTGCTCACTGTCGCCGCCATAGGCATCGATGTGCTGTTCCACCCACGCCACCGCGGCGCCGACGTCGTCGGCGTGCGCCGGGTGTTGAGGACGGTCGGGGTTACGGACGGGGTCGGAGAGCCGGTAGTTGACGCTCACGAACACATACCCGAGCTCGTTGAAGAACGTGGCCTTGTTGCCGACCACGCGTTTGTCGCCCTTGCGCCAACCGCCACCGTGCACGTACACGACGACGGGAACGGAGTCGCAGCCCTTGGCGTCCTCGAATCCGTACACGTCGAGCTGTTGGAGTGGCGAGACCGGACTGTCCAGAGAGTCGATCCCGAGGACCGCCGGTGCGGTGGTGCAGTCGGCGCCTGAGGCGCTGGCGGCGCCGGCGTTCCCGGCTCCCGCCGCCCAGATCGCAACCGAGAGGCAGATGGTCAGGCAGATGGCAAGCGTCTTCATGCCCCTCACGATGCCCCTCGAATGTGAGGGAAATGTCAGCCGGGCGTTTCGCCGAGGTACAGGAAGCCGTAGCCCTCGTCGCGGAAGGTGAGGTCGGCGTCGCGCAGTGGCACGTCCCAGTCGCCGTTCACCGCCGGGTCGGTCTCCTCCATGCCGTGGTCGGCGAGGAGCACGAACGCGGTGTCGTCGAACGCGCCGGCCCGCTCGATCGCCGCCAAGATCTCGCCCATGCGGCCGTCGCTATCGCGCACTGACGCCGCGGCCACCTCGGAGTGCGGTCCGCCCTCGTGCATCGCCGAGTCGGTGAGCGTGAAGTTGCAGAACATGAACCGGGGCAACGGATACGACTCGTCCCGGTACGACCCGCCCCAGATGCCCACGGCCTGGTCGGTGCCCATGTGGTCGACGACCGACGACCACGAGTAGTCCTTCGACGGTCGCACGAAACGCTCTGTCGTGTGGGGCAGCCCGTCGGGCGACTTCGGGATCGGTGGCACTTCGCCGCGGCGGAAGAACTGAAAGGTGGAGTAGTCGGCGCCGATGTCGCAGGGCTCGTTCACCGATGCGGTGAACATTCCGGGCTCGACGCGGTGGATGGCGTCGTGGATCGAGTCGATGCCGTCCACGCAGCTGTTCATCGCGGTCGGCCATGTGGCGTTGGAGTTGGTGATGATCTGTTCGCCGGTACGCCGGTCGAACCACGCGTTGTGGAGGATGCCGTGGTGCCCGGGGAGCCGACCCGTGATCACTGACGTATGGTTGGCCAGGGTGACCGTGGGCAGCCCCGCCATCGCGCCATAGCCGTAGGCAGTGCCCATCTCGATGAGGCGGGCGACGTTCGGGGCCTCGCCCCGTCCGGCCATGTCGTACAACACGTTCGAGTTCGTGCCGTCGAACAGGAACGCCACCACGTGGCGCAGCCGGCCGGCCGAAGGATCGAGTGAGTCGTCGAGCACGACGCCGTCCTGACCGGCGAGGTGCGTGCCGTCGGCGGCTCGATCGACGCCGAGCAGCTCGAGCACGGTGGGCGCAACGTCCACGAGGCGCGCCGAACGCGGGACCACGCCGTCCGTGCGCACGCCCTTGCCCGCAAGCACCAATGGTGCGCGGGCCTGGACGATCCCGAGCGAGCCGTGCTCGCCGCGATGGCCGCCCTGGTCCTCCCAGTTGTGATCGGCCGAGTGCAACACGCACAGGTCCGGTGCAGCCGGGTGATCGAAGAGCTGCGCAACGTGGTCGAAGGCGTGCGGGTACGAGTTCTCGCGCCGGTGCGGGTTGGTGTTGGCGAGCTCGTCGGCCAGCGGCGTGAACCGATCGACGGACTGGTCGGCGAGCGGGTCGGCGCCCTCGGTCTCCACGACCTCGTACCCACCGTCGCCATCGCGTCGGAACCGAACCATGCCCTCGGCCGAGCGGGCTTCATAGGCCTCGTCCCGGGCCAGGAGCACCATGTCGACGATCGGCTCGAGCGCGGAGTCGGTGAGGATCGCGAGGGCGGC
Proteins encoded:
- a CDS encoding DNA-directed RNA polymerase subunit alpha; the protein is MLIIQRPEVEAGEAEGNVQSFVISPLEPGFGHTLGNSLRRTLLSSIPGAAVTQVRFDEALHEFDTIPGVKEDVTDLILNIKDLVLRCSSEEAVSLRLDKRGPGEVTAGDIQTTSDVEVLNPALHIANVNQRGRLAIDLTVEQGRGYLSAERNKRTSTIGVIPVDAIFSPVRRVAFSVEPTRVEQATNYDKLTLEIETDGSVTPREALASAGDTLRSLVALVADLSDEPRGLELGEVSPATSASPDLELPIEELDLSERPRNCLKRARVDTIGQLVQKTEDDLLAITNFGSKSLEEVLQKLDERGLALRVKE
- the rplQ gene encoding 50S ribosomal protein L17, which produces MATPRKGPRFGRDPAHQRLMMANLAASLFEAEHVVTTVAKAKALRPYAEQLITKAKRGGVHDRRMVISKMHDKRATHKLFAEIAPRYAERPGGYLRILKLGPRPGDNAPMARIELV
- the truA gene encoding tRNA pseudouridine(38-40) synthase TruA — translated: MSEAPSGVAWRAQPESAPPTNTLKLVIAYDGTAFRGFATQIGQRTIEGELTAAFDKILPTSAAPLGLRCAGRTDAGVHAWGQVVSVKIPAEAEPERVRRALNGILAPEIVVRRCQRVDASFDARRSATWRRYQYTIVNRPEPDPFLARYAWWLPDPLDVSRLRLAADPFVGEHDFASFCRRGPEGSTTVRRVLDSHWLDDDGSGVLTYEIRATAFCWQMVRAIVGTMIDAATDKLRPGDIMNILRANNRQAAGRIAPPQGLSLQQVGY
- a CDS encoding alpha/beta hydrolase → MKTLAICLTICLSVAIWAAGAGNAGAASASGADCTTAPAVLGIDSLDSPVSPLQQLDVYGFEDAKGCDSVPVVVYVHGGGWRKGDKRVVGNKATFFNELGYVFVSVNYRLSDPVRNPDRPQHPAHADDVGAAVAWVEQHIDAYGGDSEQLALIGHSAGAHLVALVGLDDTYVEQADGDVSAIQCVISNDTASYDLLARGEDGPGAKLLVANAFGADEDTLRDASPLTHVGDDDDTPDFLVVRRGTPDRQGAQTAFGDALEAAGGSVTMVDTPGYTHADVNAQIGVPGETVITPPIEEFAQDCLG
- a CDS encoding alkaline phosphatase family protein; translated protein: MAMTTGSPTWLAPERAADADAALAILTDSALEPIVDMVLLARDEAYEARSAEGMVRFRRDGDGGYEVVETEGADPLADQSVDRFTPLADELANTNPHRRENSYPHAFDHVAQLFDHPAAPDLCVLHSADHNWEDQGGHRGEHGSLGIVQARAPLVLAGKGVRTDGVVPRSARLVDVAPTVLELLGVDRAADGTHLAGQDGVVLDDSLDPSAGRLRHVVAFLFDGTNSNVLYDMAGRGEAPNVARLIEMGTAYGYGAMAGLPTVTLANHTSVITGRLPGHHGILHNAWFDRRTGEQIITNSNATWPTAMNSCVDGIDSIHDAIHRVEPGMFTASVNEPCDIGADYSTFQFFRRGEVPPIPKSPDGLPHTTERFVRPSKDYSWSSVVDHMGTDQAVGIWGGSYRDESYPLPRFMFCNFTLTDSAMHEGGPHSEVAAASVRDSDGRMGEILAAIERAGAFDDTAFVLLADHGMEETDPAVNGDWDVPLRDADLTFRDEGYGFLYLGETPG